One window of the Pedobacter ginsengisoli genome contains the following:
- a CDS encoding RagB/SusD family nutrient uptake outer membrane protein produces MKLNNKYIKFFVGGISAVLLMWGCKKGLDYPNNGVISPEMVWGDANMIKAYLNGIYGRSMPEWPFNGAGSDEAINAPKDFGNYLRGIISESGTTSNLDYNIIDRANFFLDELANVPTTVLPDELNKQYTGEAKFWRAWSYWGMVNRVGGVPIILHKQDFNDVPGLFKPRNKTSECVAQIVKDLDSAILLLPGVYSNAAADYGRITKVAAMAMKGRVLLSYASPLFNPTNDPTRWQAAYDACKAAVDFGATQGHDLHPRFHTIWTQERNKEVVMVNQFFYPGHSNNFGFLRPGADNTNQPLLSLLLAFPKKDGSPMQFDKNQLSDPTYNSQFMTDFYTNRDDRFFSTIYCGGTPQPTPEEQPPGYIKGMSFWSVWRQDGVDKYTNIAQTIHPGYGGNMGCTGFFQRKGIDTTVNTVDRFKAQTDWVEMRYAELLMNYGECANELGKSSEALEVLKRIRKRAGITAGAGGNYGLTASTITDIREAYINERFVEFAFENKRFNDLRRLKRYDILNNQMGRHGLYITVKDMNNLPLPYEKITSADARAKLTANYIDNLDGDATYKFNLDLNHWFYALPPSQISQSKNVLLQNKEWGGTFDPLQ; encoded by the coding sequence ATGAAACTTAACAATAAATATATAAAATTCTTTGTTGGCGGGATATCAGCAGTATTGCTGATGTGGGGTTGCAAGAAGGGACTGGATTATCCGAATAATGGCGTAATCAGTCCGGAAATGGTATGGGGTGATGCCAATATGATAAAGGCATATTTGAATGGTATTTATGGAAGATCAATGCCGGAATGGCCATTTAACGGCGCCGGTTCTGATGAAGCCATCAATGCACCCAAGGATTTCGGGAACTATCTGCGCGGTATTATTTCGGAATCCGGGACTACTTCCAACCTTGATTACAACATCATAGATAGAGCTAACTTTTTTCTGGATGAATTGGCAAACGTTCCTACCACTGTTTTACCAGATGAACTAAACAAACAATATACTGGTGAGGCGAAATTCTGGAGAGCATGGTCTTATTGGGGTATGGTAAACCGGGTAGGAGGAGTTCCAATTATTTTGCACAAACAGGATTTTAATGATGTGCCAGGTTTGTTTAAACCCCGTAATAAAACATCTGAATGTGTTGCCCAGATTGTTAAAGATTTGGACAGTGCCATTCTGTTACTGCCTGGTGTTTACTCTAATGCAGCCGCAGACTATGGCCGTATTACCAAAGTTGCTGCCATGGCTATGAAAGGAAGAGTCTTGCTTAGTTATGCAAGCCCCTTGTTTAACCCTACTAATGACCCTACACGCTGGCAAGCAGCCTACGATGCATGTAAAGCCGCAGTTGATTTTGGTGCAACTCAGGGGCATGACTTGCATCCAAGATTTCATACCATCTGGACCCAGGAGCGAAATAAAGAAGTGGTCATGGTAAATCAGTTCTTTTATCCGGGCCACTCTAATAATTTTGGTTTTCTTCGTCCCGGCGCCGACAACACCAATCAACCTTTGTTATCACTTTTGCTTGCTTTTCCTAAAAAAGATGGCTCTCCTATGCAGTTTGATAAGAATCAACTGAGCGATCCTACCTACAACAGTCAATTCATGACTGATTTTTATACCAATCGTGATGACCGGTTTTTTTCTACTATTTATTGCGGTGGAACTCCACAACCAACGCCTGAAGAACAACCTCCAGGTTATATTAAGGGTATGAGTTTTTGGAGCGTTTGGCGCCAGGATGGTGTAGATAAATATACCAATATCGCCCAAACAATTCATCCGGGTTATGGTGGTAATATGGGCTGTACTGGGTTCTTTCAACGTAAAGGTATTGATACCACCGTTAATACGGTGGATAGGTTTAAGGCCCAAACAGACTGGGTGGAGATGCGTTATGCAGAACTGCTGATGAATTATGGCGAATGTGCCAATGAATTGGGTAAATCATCAGAGGCTTTAGAGGTATTAAAAAGAATCAGAAAGCGTGCAGGTATTACTGCAGGTGCCGGTGGGAACTATGGTCTTACCGCATCAACCATCACTGATATAAGGGAAGCTTATATTAATGAACGTTTTGTGGAGTTTGCTTTTGAGAATAAACGCTTTAACGACCTCCGCCGCTTGAAACGCTATGATATCCTGAATAATCAAATGGGAAGGCATGGTTTGTATATTACAGTAAAAGATATGAATAACTTGCCTTTGCCGTATGAAAAAATCACCAGCGCTGATGCACGTGCTAAGCTTACTGCAAACTATATTGATAATCTTGATGGCGATGCGACCTATAAATTTAACCTTGATTTGAATCACTGGTTTTATGCACTTCCACCATCCCAGATTTCTCAGTCAAAAAATGTTTTGCTGCAAAATAAAGAATGGGGAGGAACTTTCGACCCATTACAATAA
- a CDS encoding 1-deoxy-D-xylulose-5-phosphate reductoisomerase, translating into MKNISILGATGSIGTQALEVIEANPELYKVTALTAQSNADLLIHQALKFKPLMVVVGDENQYLAVKTALDGTTIKVLAGETALCEAASLPETDLVLTAIVGSVGLKPTIAAIEAKKDIALANKETLVVAGDLITGLAKQYGVRIIPVDSEHSAIFQCLVGEAVNTIEKIYLTASGGPFRGKERDFLANVTKAEALKHPNWVMGAKITIDSASLMNKGLEVIEAKWLFDLEVEQIDVIVHPQSIIHSLVQFNDGSMKAQMGLPDMKLPIHYAFAYPERISSNFKRFNFMDYPELTFSQADRNTFRNLDLAFEALRRAGNMPCIINAANEVVVNAFLQNQIGFLEMSDIIAQCMSDISFIARPTLNNYLETDQYTRIFARELVTK; encoded by the coding sequence TTGAAGAACATATCCATTTTAGGCGCAACCGGTTCAATAGGAACACAGGCCTTAGAAGTTATTGAGGCAAACCCTGAATTGTATAAGGTTACAGCACTTACGGCACAATCAAATGCCGATTTATTGATTCATCAGGCATTAAAGTTTAAGCCTTTAATGGTAGTTGTAGGTGACGAAAATCAGTACTTAGCAGTAAAAACGGCTTTAGACGGAACGACTATAAAGGTTTTGGCAGGCGAGACAGCACTGTGTGAGGCAGCAAGTTTACCGGAAACGGATTTAGTACTTACTGCAATAGTGGGGTCTGTTGGTTTAAAGCCGACTATTGCTGCTATTGAAGCTAAAAAAGATATTGCCCTGGCTAATAAAGAAACACTGGTAGTGGCTGGAGATTTGATAACCGGATTAGCTAAACAGTATGGGGTAAGAATTATACCTGTGGATTCTGAGCATTCGGCAATTTTCCAATGTCTGGTAGGGGAGGCTGTAAATACAATTGAAAAGATTTATTTAACTGCGTCAGGTGGCCCGTTTAGAGGTAAGGAACGGGACTTTTTAGCCAATGTTACCAAAGCCGAGGCACTTAAACACCCCAACTGGGTAATGGGAGCAAAGATCACTATCGACTCAGCATCTTTAATGAATAAAGGGCTAGAGGTTATTGAAGCTAAATGGTTGTTTGATCTGGAAGTAGAGCAAATTGATGTGATTGTACATCCACAATCTATTATTCATTCGTTAGTGCAGTTTAATGACGGTTCTATGAAGGCTCAGATGGGATTGCCGGATATGAAATTGCCAATTCATTACGCTTTTGCATATCCTGAAAGAATAAGCAGCAATTTTAAGCGTTTCAACTTTATGGATTATCCGGAGCTGACGTTCTCACAAGCTGACCGAAATACTTTTAGAAATCTTGACCTGGCATTTGAGGCATTACGCAGAGCTGGAAATATGCCTTGTATCATTAATGCAGCCAATGAAGTGGTAGTAAATGCCTTTTTACAAAATCAGATTGGTTTTCTGGAAATGAGTGATATCATAGCACAATGCATGTCGGATATCAGCTTTATAGCCAGGCCAACTCTTAATAATTATTTAGAAACCGACCAGTATACACGTATATTTGCGCGTGAGCTAGTAACAAAATAA
- a CDS encoding DUF3817 domain-containing protein — translation MNTLPIFRKVAVAEGISYILLIFIAMPLKYWADMPLAVKYTGWAHGVLFMLYIVFLIMAWQEYKWSFKKVVLIGFASLLPFAPFLVDKRLKEDNLNKSW, via the coding sequence ATGAACACATTACCCATTTTTAGAAAAGTTGCTGTTGCCGAAGGAATTTCTTACATCCTGCTGATATTTATTGCTATGCCCTTAAAGTATTGGGCAGATATGCCTTTAGCTGTAAAATATACAGGTTGGGCGCATGGTGTTTTATTTATGCTGTACATTGTTTTTTTAATTATGGCGTGGCAGGAGTATAAATGGAGCTTTAAAAAGGTGGTACTCATAGGGTTTGCATCTTTATTGCCGTTTGCACCATTCTTAGTAGATAAAAGACTTAAAGAAGATAATTTAAATAAGTCTTGGTAA
- a CDS encoding RNA polymerase sigma-70 factor has product MYCKVNDQELISLLKEGDELAYTEIYNRYKRLLQNHAYKKLGDFEEVKDVLQELFANLWTKRAEIPVTINLSGYLYTALRNRIFNIAAHQKVASKYVESLQNFINEDHCIADHLIREKEFTLLIQKEIDALPPRMRAVFELSRKSGLSHKEIANQLDISEQTVSKQITNAIKTLKVRLGVLLILFFLLF; this is encoded by the coding sequence ATGTATTGTAAGGTCAATGATCAAGAATTAATTTCCCTGCTTAAGGAGGGGGATGAACTTGCGTACACAGAAATTTACAACAGATATAAAAGGCTCTTGCAAAATCATGCCTATAAAAAACTGGGTGATTTTGAAGAAGTAAAAGATGTACTACAGGAGCTTTTTGCAAATCTCTGGACAAAAAGAGCTGAAATACCTGTAACCATCAACTTGTCAGGATACCTTTATACTGCACTCAGAAACAGAATTTTCAACATAGCTGCACACCAAAAGGTAGCCTCAAAATATGTAGAGTCGCTTCAAAACTTTATAAATGAAGATCATTGTATCGCAGATCATTTGATCAGGGAAAAAGAGTTCACCTTGCTGATACAAAAGGAAATTGATGCCTTACCACCCAGGATGAGAGCAGTTTTTGAGTTGAGCAGGAAATCTGGCTTATCCCATAAAGAGATTGCCAATCAATTGGATATCTCAGAACAGACCGTATCCAAACAAATCACCAATGCGATAAAAACGCTTAAGGTGAGATTGGGTGTGCTGTTGATCTTGTTTTTTTTGCTGTTTTAA
- a CDS encoding SusC/RagA family TonB-linked outer membrane protein: protein MKLATVILLAAIMQVSANGFAQRLTLNQESVSLNKVFKEIRKQTGYNVLWKSDKLNANNTIVANFSNTPLDKVMEQVLYGKNLTYTIDEKTIIIKPLSPIIKVVQEVITVTGTVTEKGSNLPLAGVNVVSVEDNKNGTTTDASGNFEIKVPANSKLLFRMLGFQEVTVVAKARLNIEMELMIKELDEVVIGYGKQQKDLVTSSVVTMKMDEAKRSIPTTTLGNLLAGQMAGVRVNTPAGRAGTAPGIRIREKSSFNNQDVLYVIDGLVTGAADFNNLSPNDVDNITALKDAAATAAYGARASGGVIVVTTRRGERNQRAKINYSFNTGFDKRGKNAERTSAIETGEIYNRLNPTAPDRWTQSDFDYFKNINNGWGYDIIEYIWQDPSTTTHNLSASGGTDKLSYFVGGSYVKQNAFQKNTSFDKYNFRVNLTADITKNLTLFAGVSANNNLTRRPPGNNETDDYRAELLRQPYQPVWTDAGNPIAFDWHNLGAEMRGDGGYAKENLLKPVINLKGTYKIPLIDGLSASAQYIRAFDNYRGKNYFKRYNLWVMKTFDTPKQISTKESDMLTTKPSGHNSEYLSENYTWGDAAQLNFQLNYDHTFAEKHHVQGWLTYEKAQNKGGGLNGTRERFPVIYTDQWWATSGDRADSFVGGNTEQTTGRKSYVGQLFYDYSAKYLASFTFRYDGSYKFAPENRWGFFPSGSVGWVISRENFFENIKGIEMLKLRASVGTTSADNVDAWQYQQKYGNDNSAYFGSTPSNNVGIGYGGMVNPDITWEKTRTYNVGVDVNFLSHFNATAEYFRTKTYDILIGRVAQVPPTFSRSLPSSNYGEYKSDGVEFTLGYRNKTSNLNYYANVNASYANAVPTYKDQNITYPYQNELNQSSSRVVTYVNTGMLRTQADLDAFIAANPNYKFHGRAPALGQLTYADLSGKEGKPDGIVDDWDQTVVQKNTNPVSLGLNLGFEWKGFSLDASFAGNLHTYRMVNGLVDGNVEWNRMWRPWAYDAWTPENPNASLPRRYSANDGTNWVTNAPSTFWLKRADFLRLRMLNIGYSLPSSITNKIGISGLKFYCSGSNLFIISGFNKKYYDPEMGGGFSYPLMKSFNFGVNLSL from the coding sequence ATGAAACTAGCTACAGTTATACTATTAGCAGCAATCATGCAGGTAAGCGCAAATGGCTTCGCGCAACGACTTACGTTGAATCAGGAAAGTGTAAGTCTGAATAAAGTATTTAAGGAAATCAGGAAGCAAACTGGATATAATGTATTATGGAAATCGGATAAATTGAATGCCAATAATACAATTGTGGCCAATTTTAGCAACACTCCCTTAGATAAGGTGATGGAGCAAGTTCTCTATGGAAAGAATCTGACCTACACCATTGATGAGAAAACTATCATTATTAAACCTTTGTCCCCAATAATTAAGGTGGTGCAAGAGGTAATTACAGTTACAGGAACCGTAACAGAAAAGGGAAGTAACTTGCCACTAGCTGGTGTTAATGTGGTTTCGGTTGAAGACAATAAGAATGGAACTACTACCGATGCCAGTGGTAATTTTGAAATTAAAGTGCCGGCTAACAGTAAGTTATTGTTTAGGATGCTCGGGTTTCAAGAGGTAACGGTAGTGGCAAAAGCTCGCCTTAATATTGAAATGGAGCTAATGATCAAAGAACTTGACGAAGTGGTAATTGGTTATGGAAAACAGCAAAAGGACTTGGTTACCAGTTCCGTTGTGACCATGAAAATGGATGAAGCCAAAAGGTCCATCCCAACGACAACTTTAGGAAACTTGCTGGCCGGTCAAATGGCAGGCGTAAGGGTGAATACCCCTGCAGGTCGTGCAGGGACGGCTCCTGGGATTAGAATTCGAGAAAAATCTTCTTTTAACAATCAAGATGTATTATATGTTATCGATGGTTTAGTTACCGGGGCAGCGGATTTTAATAACCTGAGTCCCAATGATGTTGATAATATCACTGCACTGAAAGATGCAGCAGCAACTGCTGCTTATGGAGCGCGGGCTTCTGGCGGTGTAATTGTGGTTACAACCAGGCGTGGAGAAAGGAATCAGAGAGCTAAGATCAATTATTCATTTAATACCGGCTTTGATAAAAGAGGAAAAAATGCAGAAAGAACCAGTGCAATTGAAACCGGAGAAATCTACAACCGCCTTAATCCGACGGCACCTGATCGCTGGACCCAGTCAGATTTTGATTACTTCAAAAACATCAACAACGGCTGGGGATACGACATTATAGAATACATTTGGCAGGATCCTTCTACTACTACACATAACCTGAGTGCATCAGGCGGTACGGACAAGCTTAGTTATTTTGTAGGTGGTTCTTATGTAAAGCAGAATGCTTTCCAGAAAAATACATCTTTCGATAAATACAATTTTCGCGTTAACCTTACGGCTGATATCACTAAAAATTTAACCCTGTTTGCTGGTGTTTCGGCAAATAATAACCTCACTAGAAGACCTCCGGGAAATAATGAGACTGATGATTACCGTGCCGAACTATTAAGGCAACCATATCAGCCGGTGTGGACAGACGCAGGTAATCCTATCGCTTTTGACTGGCATAACCTGGGTGCAGAAATGAGGGGAGATGGAGGGTATGCGAAAGAGAATTTGTTAAAGCCAGTGATTAACCTGAAAGGAACCTATAAAATTCCCTTGATCGATGGGCTTAGTGCTTCTGCGCAATACATCAGGGCATTCGATAATTATCGTGGCAAGAATTATTTTAAACGCTATAATTTGTGGGTAATGAAAACCTTCGACACGCCCAAACAGATCAGCACCAAAGAATCCGACATGTTAACAACTAAACCGTCAGGACATAATTCAGAATATCTTTCTGAAAATTATACCTGGGGTGATGCGGCTCAGCTAAATTTTCAATTGAACTATGACCATACTTTCGCAGAGAAGCACCATGTACAAGGATGGCTTACTTATGAAAAAGCACAAAATAAAGGTGGTGGTTTAAATGGAACCCGCGAAAGGTTCCCTGTGATCTATACTGATCAATGGTGGGCTACCAGTGGTGACCGTGCTGATTCTTTTGTTGGAGGGAATACAGAGCAAACTACCGGGCGAAAATCTTATGTTGGCCAGCTCTTTTATGATTACAGTGCTAAATACCTGGCTAGTTTTACCTTCCGTTACGATGGGTCGTATAAATTTGCTCCTGAAAACCGATGGGGATTCTTCCCTTCAGGTTCAGTAGGTTGGGTAATTTCTCGTGAAAACTTTTTTGAGAATATAAAAGGAATTGAAATGCTGAAATTAAGGGCCTCTGTAGGTACTACCAGTGCAGATAATGTTGATGCGTGGCAGTATCAACAAAAGTATGGAAATGATAATTCTGCTTATTTTGGAAGCACCCCTAGCAACAATGTTGGTATTGGGTATGGAGGAATGGTTAACCCTGATATCACCTGGGAAAAAACACGGACCTATAATGTTGGTGTTGACGTAAATTTCTTAAGCCATTTTAATGCTACAGCTGAGTATTTCAGAACAAAGACTTATGATATTCTTATTGGCAGGGTTGCGCAGGTGCCTCCAACTTTTAGCCGTTCACTACCTTCATCAAACTATGGCGAATATAAGTCAGACGGTGTTGAATTTACCTTAGGCTACCGCAACAAAACCAGTAATTTGAATTACTATGCAAACGTGAATGCCAGTTATGCAAATGCAGTTCCGACTTATAAAGATCAAAACATCACCTATCCATATCAAAATGAATTGAATCAATCCAGCTCAAGAGTAGTTACCTACGTTAATACAGGTATGCTTCGTACTCAAGCTGATTTGGATGCTTTTATTGCGGCCAATCCGAATTATAAATTCCATGGCAGGGCGCCTGCTTTAGGCCAGCTAACCTATGCTGATTTGAGTGGGAAAGAGGGTAAACCTGATGGTATTGTTGATGACTGGGATCAAACTGTAGTTCAGAAAAATACCAACCCTGTTTCATTAGGTTTAAACTTGGGTTTTGAATGGAAAGGGTTTAGTCTGGATGCAAGTTTTGCGGGTAACTTACATACCTACAGAATGGTGAATGGCCTGGTAGATGGAAATGTAGAATGGAACCGCATGTGGAGGCCATGGGCTTATGATGCTTGGACACCCGAAAATCCAAACGCTTCATTGCCTAGACGTTATTCTGCAAATGATGGAACCAATTGGGTAACGAATGCTCCAAGTACTTTTTGGTTAAAAAGAGCTGATTTTTTAAGGCTGCGCATGTTAAACATTGGGTATTCACTCCCTTCTAGTATTACCAATAAGATAGGCATCAGCGGCTTGAAGTTTTATTGCAGTGGATCCAACTTGTTTATCATCAGCGGGTTCAATAAGAAATATTACGATCCGGAAATGGGAGGGGGCTTTAGCTATCCTTTAATGAAGTCTTTCAACTTTGGTGTCAATCTGTCGCTTTAA
- the hscB gene encoding Fe-S protein assembly co-chaperone HscB, translated as MTDYFEFYGLPLSFNPDTAFIKQKFYEFCKKYHPDFYINESDEKQAEVLELSTINNKAYQVLSDSQKRLHYVLELKGLLKEGENYVLPQSFLMEMMDINEALMDLQFDPDAVKLENLKKDVEKVEQGLSKEILLLTDSFEDKTTVEQDNILLVVKDLYYRTKYLLRLQESIAKASH; from the coding sequence ATGACGGATTATTTTGAATTCTATGGCTTACCTTTAAGTTTTAATCCTGATACTGCATTTATAAAGCAAAAGTTTTATGAGTTTTGTAAAAAGTATCATCCAGATTTTTATATCAATGAAAGCGATGAGAAACAGGCTGAAGTATTGGAATTAAGCACCATTAATAATAAAGCATACCAAGTTCTAAGCGATTCGCAGAAGCGTTTACATTATGTTCTAGAATTAAAAGGCTTGTTAAAGGAGGGCGAAAATTATGTATTGCCTCAAAGCTTTTTAATGGAAATGATGGATATTAACGAAGCATTGATGGATTTGCAGTTTGATCCTGATGCTGTAAAGCTGGAGAACTTAAAGAAGGATGTTGAGAAAGTTGAACAGGGCTTATCAAAAGAAATTCTATTACTTACGGATTCTTTCGAAGACAAGACTACTGTTGAACAGGATAACATTCTTTTAGTTGTAAAGGATTTGTATTACCGGACAAAGTACTTATTAAGGCTTCAGGAGAGCATTGCAAAAGCTAGCCATTAA
- the rseP gene encoding RIP metalloprotease RseP, protein MSGLIMAAQLLLGLSILVILHELGHFLAARAFGIKVEKFYLFFDAWNVKLFSFKKGDCEYGIGWLPLGGYVKIAGMIDESMDTEQMNQPAQPWEFRSKPAWQRLIVMLGGVIVNIVVGILIFWMLTFKYGETFIPNSSVQNGINPGSIGKEIGLQKGDKVIAVNGNKVIRFDELISSKVLLGNTNLTVIRGDRTLDIKVPENILNKVSDLGIEAFISRAPLLTSTVDSVYGNALKAGLKQGDKIVAVNNAPVRFSADVRDELQKYKKKAVKFQINRGTEKLTYNIPVDSAGTIGIAFNIDEIKQQTINYGFFEALPIGANQAWKTFSDNAKGIWKVVTGKIQANKAFSGPVEIARKVYGGEWIWARFWASTGFISIALAFMNLLPIPALDGGHVVFLIVEMIKGKPLGDKFMERAQIVGFVLLLSLMVFVLGNDIFKAIMH, encoded by the coding sequence ATGAGCGGATTGATTATGGCGGCCCAGTTACTTCTGGGATTATCGATATTAGTTATTTTACACGAATTAGGACATTTTCTTGCGGCACGTGCTTTTGGAATTAAGGTAGAGAAGTTTTACCTGTTTTTTGATGCCTGGAATGTTAAGCTGTTTAGCTTTAAGAAAGGCGATTGTGAGTATGGAATAGGATGGCTGCCTTTAGGTGGTTATGTTAAAATTGCTGGTATGATAGATGAATCTATGGATACTGAGCAAATGAACCAGCCGGCACAGCCCTGGGAGTTTAGATCTAAACCAGCCTGGCAGCGGCTAATAGTAATGCTAGGTGGCGTTATTGTTAATATAGTGGTAGGTATTCTGATTTTTTGGATGCTTACTTTTAAATATGGTGAAACATTTATCCCGAACAGTTCCGTACAGAATGGTATTAACCCAGGTAGTATTGGTAAGGAAATTGGACTTCAAAAAGGAGATAAGGTAATTGCTGTTAATGGGAACAAAGTGATTCGTTTTGATGAATTGATTAGTTCAAAGGTGCTGTTGGGAAATACAAATTTAACGGTTATCCGTGGAGATAGAACTTTAGACATTAAAGTACCTGAAAACATTTTAAACAAAGTTTCTGATTTAGGAATTGAAGCATTCATTAGCAGGGCACCTCTTTTAACGTCAACAGTGGATAGTGTATATGGTAATGCCCTTAAGGCAGGACTAAAACAGGGGGATAAAATTGTTGCGGTAAATAATGCTCCTGTTCGATTTAGTGCTGATGTTAGAGACGAACTACAGAAGTATAAGAAGAAGGCGGTTAAGTTTCAAATTAACCGTGGTACTGAAAAACTAACTTATAACATTCCTGTAGATAGTGCTGGTACTATTGGTATTGCTTTTAATATAGATGAAATTAAGCAGCAGACCATTAATTATGGTTTTTTTGAAGCTCTTCCGATAGGAGCAAATCAAGCTTGGAAAACTTTTAGTGATAATGCTAAGGGAATCTGGAAAGTAGTTACCGGTAAGATACAAGCAAATAAAGCATTTTCAGGTCCGGTAGAGATAGCACGTAAGGTGTATGGAGGAGAGTGGATCTGGGCCAGATTTTGGGCTTCTACAGGCTTTATTTCTATTGCATTGGCATTTATGAACTTATTGCCTATCCCTGCATTAGATGGTGGGCATGTTGTATTCCTGATTGTTGAGATGATCAAAGGGAAACCTCTTGGTGATAAATTTATGGAGCGTGCTCAAATAGTTGGATTTGTACTGCTGCTGTCATTGATGGTTTTTGTACTCGGAAACGACATATTTAAGGCCATAATGCATTAG
- a CDS encoding FecR family protein — protein sequence MKEQDAKDLLKKYVAGNCTEEEKGLLETWYLQYEIKDLPQIAEEDKEEQLDEVFRSLPIHRSPIRVVSLWPRIAAAAMVLIILGSGLYFYRHKLPKEELVRHEHVNDIKPGGNKAILTLADGRNITLDDAANGSIAKQAGVTISKTKDGQLVYEVIASANDDVDAPYSLNTITTPKGGQYQISLPDGSKVWLNAASSLSYPLRFNKKERKVELTGEAYFEVAHNTALPFKVKTANQQVEVLGTHFNVNAYQDEKSAKTTLLEGSVKISQIQSNVSKLLKPGQQAIVTNAISVIDVDTEEAIAWKDNLLMFNEDNLDHIMRMIARWYNVEIVFNDDSLKTELYSGSVSKFANVSHVLKKLEQLGGVRFTIDDRTIKISRN from the coding sequence ATGAAAGAACAAGACGCTAAGGACTTACTAAAGAAATATGTGGCGGGAAACTGCACAGAAGAAGAAAAAGGCTTATTGGAGACCTGGTACCTCCAATATGAGATAAAAGACCTTCCCCAGATAGCTGAGGAGGATAAGGAGGAACAACTGGATGAAGTTTTCCGTTCCTTACCTATTCACCGCAGTCCCATCAGGGTAGTTTCCTTATGGCCGCGTATTGCTGCCGCTGCGATGGTCCTAATTATCCTTGGCTCTGGTCTTTATTTTTATCGTCATAAACTCCCAAAGGAAGAACTTGTGCGACATGAGCATGTTAATGACATTAAACCAGGAGGAAATAAGGCTATACTTACGCTTGCCGATGGCCGTAACATTACCCTAGACGATGCCGCAAATGGAAGTATCGCTAAACAAGCAGGGGTAACTATCTCTAAAACTAAGGATGGTCAGTTGGTGTATGAGGTAATTGCGAGTGCAAATGACGATGTTGATGCTCCATATTCTTTGAATACCATCACAACTCCCAAAGGGGGCCAGTATCAGATCAGTTTGCCGGATGGAAGTAAAGTCTGGTTAAATGCGGCATCATCGCTAAGCTATCCGCTGAGATTTAATAAAAAGGAACGAAAGGTAGAACTTACAGGTGAAGCTTATTTTGAGGTAGCTCATAATACTGCATTGCCATTTAAAGTTAAAACTGCTAATCAGCAAGTGGAGGTATTAGGGACACATTTCAATGTTAATGCCTATCAGGATGAAAAAAGTGCCAAAACTACCCTACTGGAAGGAAGTGTTAAAATCTCTCAAATTCAATCTAATGTTTCTAAACTGTTAAAGCCAGGCCAACAGGCCATAGTAACTAATGCCATTAGTGTTATAGATGTTGATACAGAGGAAGCCATTGCCTGGAAAGATAATCTGCTTATGTTCAATGAGGACAACCTGGATCATATTATGCGCATGATTGCTAGGTGGTATAATGTTGAAATTGTTTTTAACGATGATAGCCTTAAAACAGAATTGTATAGTGGCTCGGTGTCAAAGTTTGCCAATGTTTCTCATGTATTAAAGAAACTTGAACAGTTAGGAGGGGTACGCTTTACTATTGATGACAGAACAATAAAGATCAGCAGAAATTAA